Part of the Arachis hypogaea cultivar Tifrunner chromosome 6, arahy.Tifrunner.gnm2.J5K5, whole genome shotgun sequence genome, GAAACTTCGATGGTTAACTTGGTAACGGTTTATTTTGTGATCGATTATGAGTGGTTTAGTTATTGTCAAAAATTGTGTTTATGAAACTCAGTTTATACTTTATATCCTCACTCTATGATATAACTAGTTGTGCATGATAGCTTAAATGCATAAATTTCTGACTTCGAAATAGACAAAAGACGTGGAAGCTTTGGAAGATGTATTGTAGAATCAACCTCAACCTATTTAGGTGATCAGGGTGCATGGTCATAAATCGTAGTAATCTATtactatttatataaaaaatatagactCAAAGTCTTGCCACGTGAAAAAAGGAGCTGAGAATTTACCACATAAATTGTGATATACTTTTAcgatatatatagttatatacaaACTTAAATAAcatgatttatataatattaaaatatgacaTGTATAACTAGTTTTGATTTAGAAAATTCtagtaatttgattattttattttatttacataaaaaggTCTATTATAAAATGTGATTTGATTGTAAACATTAAAGAAGTAAGAATTTATATATTGTGGTTTTATATGAAgttgattattaataattattagataatattaataatttaattaaatatttaaattattaattttatgtaaatgaCAACTGTATtcgaataaaattttttgtaaattatatattctcaacacaaaatgaaaaataagaaaaaaaaagggtgaAAATTGAAGACATGAAAAGTGAATGGATGGCTGAGCTTAGAATCCACAGGTCAATATTTGAAGAACGTAAATAGAAGAGGGGGGAAATGAGACAGTGGTCAGAGGGACACAAACGCAAGGAACAAAGATTCACTGCAAATGGCGACACCTCAGGAATCATCCAAAACCGACGCACCACCCCCTTCGCCTGGCACAAGTGGCTCCCTTCCCGCTTTCAATGAAACGACGCCGTTCGTCGACTACGTTGTTGGCCAAGCCCAGCTCTACCATGCCGCTCTCAACGACGCCATCGATTCTGCCATCGACGCTTCAAACTCCCGTTTCTCTCAAATCCGCTCAACTTCTTCCGCTCATTTTCAACAAACCTTGGTGAAAAATTATCTCCTCCATCCCCCTCTTTCGTTGGTTTACcagattattttattttctttgaaatTCAGGGGAAGATAGTGCATGACTGTGAAACAGTGGGAAATTTATTTTGTCACAACCGAATTCGATTTCACATGACACCTTCTGttggaattattattattattattattattattattattattattattatgggtgAAACCATAGGAATGCTCCAATTGAAAGCAATCCTATTCAGGATTTGAGATCTTATAGGAGGCATAACTTTCCCGACACTGGTTTTTGCATACCGTGATAACCCTAGAGCACTGATTAAGGGAAATGAGTATCTGCCACTTCAACCGATCAAGTGTTGGTGTTGTGTTAGTTTGCTCGTTCGTTTAGTGTAGTTAGCTCTTCTGACAATGTGATGAATTTTTGTAGTTTGTAAATAATTGAACATTTGAACTAGGTCAGATATTTGTCTTAGTTTTATTCTGATGAAACTGATATCTTTTTGAATTTCTGTTGAATGTGGATTGTAGCTTGCTTTGGATGATGTCAAGGCTCAGTACAATGCTTATGAGGATCTTATGTTCGGAAAGATTAAAGGTTTGGAATTTTAGTTATGCACTGAGATTAGGCTTTTTTTGGTTTCCATTATGATAAGTTTCTAAATTTTACGCTTTTATTTGTTAATCTTCCATTGCAGAGGGTGTTCTTGTTGCTGCTTCACATCCAATGATTACATGTGGGACCACTGCTGTCTTGGGAGTTTTGGCATTTAAAAGTAAGATTCTGTGCTTGTTTTAATGAATGTGGTCTATTTTAGAGATTAGTTTTTTTGTACAAGCACTGGCATTAACACCTCATCGCCTATTTcattttcatactttagaagttaaattacaaaaatactaAATGGtatgaacaacaattcacaatatGAGATAGAAATTGACAAAAGGAATTGCTTATTTTGCGTTTTGGCTTGTTTCTATGTTTGGGCTGGCAGCAGTGTCCCTCTCTCACAACTTTGTATATGATCCTTTATTGGTTGATTATAACCTGCTTTATGACACAAGCCTGAAATGGTTTTTATAACTTATATTGCTGCTGATGTACTTATATTAAGATATTACTGTTAATTTTTAAAACCACAATCTTTTTCTTCTGGAATGGCGAGATGATCCTCCAATTGATTACCAACAACCAGTGTGTTGGTTGGCTGTTGCGGTTGAGAAACTGGAAGTTTCTTCAACCCTTATTTGCTTTGAGGATATGGTGGAGTAGCAAAGGTGGCCTCGAGAAGAGGCATGGGGAGGAAATAGTGTAACACCTTGGTGTCAAGAGTAATCAAGAATGAGCAAAATAGTAGAAGGGCATGCTATCACCCAATTTCCCAATGTGTTTGTATTATTTACCAAAAGAAAAagtaatgaagaaaaataaaaatggcaGACATTCCAGAGCCTGCTTTCTCAATTTTGGTTATTCCTCACCATCCAAAATGCCTAACCTCACTCTCAAAACCCTCCGCATATGCtaactctcctctctctcctctaaCTGAATCCTCCTCAATTCTCACTCCCATAATAGAATTGCCAGACTGCAACTATGTTATAGCCACTGGTCCCACCTCACGCTTTTTCTCTTCTCATGGATATTTAAAGTATGCCATGGAAATCAGTAATGTGTTAAATTGTAATGGGATGTCAATGCAAATTTATCTTTCGCTATTAGTGCATAGAAGTTGATCtcttcatttcaatttttaaatgttttatttgatattttattcaTCATATAGCATGTAATGTAtacctatatatataaagaaaattggaGTACTTGGTTTGGTCTCTTTGGTCTCCCACTCATATGCTTTGGTCTCTCTTATTTGGTCTTCTTCTTAAGAAGAAACAATTATTTCTTCTAGGATTTGATCTCAAGACCATTGGTTACGAGACTAAAGAACTTACCATCTTTAGTAATTTcacattaattatttttaaaccataactaaaaaaaGGTGGATTAATCCACTAGTGGTCATAATATAAGTTATACAGTTTATTGGTCTAAGATTATGGCCGACACATAAATCTTTGTTTCTTTGTTGAAGGATTAAGTTGTTGGTGTTATATGTATATCAGTTTCACTGCTGCATGTTTTTTTGGAGGCAATGCTATTGAATTTGTTCTATATTACTCAAAATGTTAGTCGATTAGGGGGAGTAATATTGTCTTAAAATTTGTTTGCCTTGTAGGGCCTCGACGATTCTTGTATTACAACACTTTGCGTCTTTTTGTCAGTGAAGAGGTTAGTATTTATCTGATTATAATTGATGAAGAGGATAAAAGTTGTAGGATTTTGAgttcaatttatatttaattatatacatGTAACCACAAGGATATTAACCGTTTTTTCTGCATATCTTATATTCTGTTAGAACCTTGTAAATACAAGATCAAATTTGTTGTCTTGTGATATGGAATCAAGGACAGAATACTACCATTCTAAGCACAAAAGTGGAGTAGAGGGGATTGAGGAAAATAGTTCAATTGGAATTTCCTTTATAtaagttttttcttttcttgagttggATACCATTTAGGTAGAATAATAGAGAATTAGAAATTCAATATACAAATGCACAGCCTTAGAATATCACTATTAAAAGCAATCTCTTAGTTGAAATGTGCTTCAAACATTTATTGACTAGTCACCAACTATTTTATAAAACATTGTTGGAATTGTGAAGTTCATGAAATGTTTCATAACAATTAGCTGAATTAATGTTGGTGCTTGTTTGTGTATCCAGGCTTTGATTTCCAGAGCTAGTGCTCAATTGAAAGAATTGCGCCAATCAATTGATCTTCTAAAGGCTGAAGGAGAAAAGTTGGAGGTAAAAATGCTTCATATCAGTTATAATTGAGTAACTTTAAGCATCTTTTGCATTACATGTTGTGATATCTTGTGCTTCTATATGTATTAGATCTTTTTGGCTTCCTTTGTAATGTTTCTAATTATGCCCCTGCCTCTGAAAGACTAAAACATGTTGAGCTAAGGCTAGCGTTTGAAAGGGCAAATGGTTAAATAGAGCATTAAAGAATATTGGGGATCAATATTTGTAACCAACTCTCTTGAGTTGGCATGGGAAATGAGGTGGCTAGATCTATATAAGATGTGAGAGAGTGCTGAAGGGGGGTATCTCAGAAAATTGGAAAATAGAAATTTGGCTAGGAGAGTGCTAGGACCTTTTTGGTTTGTATTTacgttttttgttttgattttcacTGTGAGGATTTTCTCAAGACACAGTAAACACAGGAACAAATATAGAAAACTGGATTTTATGAGCTCGTGTACTTTGTGATTTCATGTTTGGCTTTAAGATTTTGCAAAGGAAAAGGTGAAAATAAGagatgaaaatagaaaataggatttttcttgttttctattttttcttcattGAATTATGTGAACAGAAAACATTGAAAATGATGATAAACAACAAAAATCAAATAGGCTCTTattctctgttcacttttctcttcacaaaatattgaaaatagaaaacgttaaaaatgaaaacagaaaaagtTTTCTCAAACCAAACAAGTCTCTCAAAATCTTAACAAGGCCACTCatgttttttctttaatttgtcaATATATACAAAGGGGGAGTAGATCTGTAAGACACAGTTATTGATCAATTCATAGCAGTATTATTCAGGGGGAATTTGGAGCATATGGTAAGATAAGGCTAGAGGACGTGTCGGTTATACATCTTGTTTTTATCATTGCTACCTATGATATCATcatagaggatgtcttggtgttCTTGGGAGTTTGGTCAAGAAACACATTCCAATTCTCTGTGACTTTTCTACCTTGTGTAAAATGCTTcaatattttttctttgattgGTGAGTGTCTTGGAGTTCTTATATTCCAGAACTAAGTTACTTATTCATTCTCATATTCCATGTGCTTGTCCCTGGACTAAAGTTCTTTCAGGATTGTTTACCAGTAAGTATTGTCTACGACACTTTAATCCCTTTCTGACTTTGCGCAAAAGTCAGCTTTATCTTATTCATATTTGAAGGTTAAGTGTGTAGATGTTGATGCGTAGTACAATAGGGTTAACACAAATGAGCACAGACCTCTTAAGGCCCTTTCTCACAATGTTGCATCATGTTCACGAGTAGGAAGGATAATAAAATTCATGGCATAAGCTTTTTAGTGACTGCTATTTAGGTATTCATGGTATTTTGTTATGTTGTTTTCAGAAGAGGGCATTACatgcagaagaggaattcttACGTGGAAGGACAAAATTGAGGTTGGTGACTTATAGATGAGTAGATGTAacattcattttgtaatttatatgCCTTAATCTTTTACTTACACacttcatatttttatattagacaCGCAGGAAAGCAAATCCGAAATGTGATTCAGTCTGCATATAAAATTGAAAGACGGGTAGGAGGTATGGTATAATATTATACTTAATTTGGAAAAGAATATTAGGAAAGAAGATCTAACGATTATGGTGATCAGTGTATGTGCCTTTGATGATTTCACATGATTTTGGTGCATTAGGTTTGAAAGATCTTCTTGGAGAACTTCCTAGAAGAGATGCATCTCACTTTAGGTCACAGGTAATTATTCTATTGGCTTTAATCTCATCTCAGTATTTCTTGTGCCTGGAGTAATCCATCAAATGACATTGAACAAATCTAGATCCTATTTTTCTTTATCATGCATAATTTGAAAAAGTTGTAGATACACCTCtttgatagaaaaataaaaactaaaagttAGATACCAAGTCCTCAGTAATTTGGGGACGGAATGAAGTTTTGTTGTATTCTCTTGAGGATATATGCTATATTTAAGAGGTGAAGGACAATATTGATTATGGAGGCTAGAACTATGGTTTAGAATTTTGGGAGACTGAGCCTTTCCAATGTTCAGGAACTACTTTGTGCTAATTTTATCAACGCTTGAGTTCATGAGCATGTTGATCCAACTATCTACAACTGTAACCATTTATAAAGGGAAAGTGTCACTCTTCGTACAACAGAGAACTCTAGGTGAAATAGAGTGAGAGAGATGGGAATTGGATTTGTAATATTATGCTTGAATGGAGTTGTTTGAGATGGGATAGATTCCATCCAATTCCATTGAAACCTTTTGCGGTGTCAAAGGTGAAAGACCATTTTATCCAAATAATGGAGTGGAGTGAAATTCCACTCGTTTTTGCCCTATTCCGCTCCCTTAAATCACATGCTACTTTGCTTTCATTACTTTCCATCAATCCAAACATGTGTACTATAGGCCTCTGGTTTAACCTGATGGGTCGAGCCCAATTATCTTGCAAGAAAATGTGAGATTAGTACAAACTAATTTAATGCTTTAGCTTGAAACCAGAGACATTCAGACCTAGATATCAACATACGATTGCATATTCATATAGTTGGGAAAAGGAATGACAATTAAGGTGGCAAAACCCCTAATGGTTAGCATCACCACATCCAGAATTCTAGTGAGGATGGCATCAAGCTCCTTGATTCCCTCCTACATGTCGATAGTAGTGAGCATGACGATAGGTTTCAATTTGTGGTATTCATTTAGATGGACATGGACTTGTGTAATCTAGTAATGGCATTTCTTCATTTGTCCTAACTATAACCAATTTCACTCAAGGTGAGCTCACTACAGCATTGTCCAAGTCCAAGACCATACTTTGACTTTTGGCTAATTACTACATTGGCATCATTGTGATCCTTCACGGGTTTCGAAAAGGAGCTTTTGGTTGTGTTTCTTATAATTTACTATTAGCATTGCATGGATATCCCCTTATTAAAAAATTCAGACAAACAAGTTTATGGAATAAGATTAGATGTTTGGCATCTATTTGGTATAAAATTCATTATCTTTTGAGGTCATTCCTTGTCGGACATTGTGAGATACAAGAAAGCTAGatatctcttctcttcttttgatttaaaagatttGTAGTTAATGCAAAATGCTGAACTTTCTTTCTCTGGCTTACAGGTTTCCAAACTTGCTTCTGAGGCAAAGCAAGAAAAGAAGTCCTTGACAAAAGAGATCTCGAAAATTAGCAACTATGGCATCTCGGTGTAAAACCCTTTCTAAATTATTTTGTTGAACTTCAATGAGTTTTCTGAGAATGACCATCATATCCGTGATCTTTCTAGCTTTTATTAGGAATAATATAATCCTCCAACCATGTTTGCTGTGTATGAGAATGAGGCCATcaatgtttttctcttttattttttgtttttttgtttttttggttcCAATATCTTATTCCGAAGTTCACAAGTTGGGGGAGGCCTCATGCCCAAAGGTAGAAGGGATTGTTGTTAACTTGCTATAGGAAAATTTGTCTCCGAAGTGAAACGCATTCAGGCTTGTATACATATGAGAAAGCATAATGCAGATTGATGTGTAATCTTGAACACACAAACTTTCAAACTTTCTGGTCAAGTGAATGTGAGTACCTTAAATACGGTTCCATTAAGATATAGATATtgcaatatttttaattttacattgCCAGGCTTTAATTGAGATGCTGGAAACTTAAACCGGTAAACTGTGGTCTGTTGTCTCAGACAGCTACATTGCGTTGTAATTAATGAACCCAAGAATAGGAAGTTTACTTTTAATCGTTAGTTCAATGCTGCTATTCTCAATTTCGTTCTTATTTTGGGTAGTTTTATGTAGTGCCCTATGTTCAATGAGGTATATTTTATTACATCGTTCTTGTAGCTTTATTTTTAcacaataattaattatcatattcgttaattagtttgatgtttGATCATTGTAAGTTGTGTGATTACAACAGATCAAGTCTTATTTTACCAAGTGAAATCTGTTATAAACCGAATCAAGGAGCAATATAATGATATGTTGTGGTTGTGTTTTGAGGTTTGAATATGTTTATCGTCCTTAAATATTGTCTTTTTTTTAAGGTTTTGAACTCTGATTCACTCTCTAGCAATAGCAAGGCATACACAACTGCCACTAGACCAAGCCTTGCAGTGCAAATATTGAAGTTTTACAACAGGTTTCAGTTTTTGTGATTCAAATGATCTTGTTATGGGTTCTAGGCCGTCCCAAATCCATAACATTGAGTCATTGACCATTGAGTTTGGGCAAAGGGATGCATTTATTAGGTACGGGCAAGGCATACCTCAAAAATCCTGAGAGAATTATCAACAAAACAAGCATATATTCTAAAATATAGTATGATATGAATGGGCTTGTGAAATTAGAATACCTATTtagatacaaatttaaaattccaATGGTTACCAAAAGAATGATGTTCGGGATACTTGCCAATAGAAAATTAGAAACACAGCCAGTCAGCCACAAACTAGATCAATATATAGTCATGTCACCAGTTCAACACAACTATCTCTTCTTTCTCTATTTAGCATTAATCATTAGGCACATCCCTAGAAAAGCAAAACAGCTTCATAGACCCCTCCCCCTTTTTTTTCTCCCCATTTTCCTTTTAGTCACTTTAGGTTTCATTCAAAACTTATTAGCATTTAGACCTTCTTGTTCCTTGACATTGCCATCTAGACCAAACAAAGGGATTTTCTTTTCACGGTATTTTCTAATTTGATAAGTAAAGGACGTTCATCGCGGATTGGAACTTTTTCTAAGGTTTGCTACTGGTCAATGAGTTTCCATACATAAAACGGCAGAAGAATATGAACTGATGGCTTGATCAACTCAAATCAGTTTCAAACAAAGGGATTTTAACT contains:
- the LOC112697377 gene encoding RGS1-HXK1-interacting protein 1 encodes the protein MATPQESSKTDAPPPSPGTSGSLPAFNETTPFVDYVVGQAQLYHAALNDAIDSAIDASNSRFSQIRSTSSAHFQQTLLALDDVKAQYNAYEDLMFGKIKEGVLVAASHPMITCGTTAVLGVLAFKRPRRFLYYNTLRLFVSEEALISRASAQLKELRQSIDLLKAEGEKLEKRALHAEEEFLRGRTKLRHAGKQIRNVIQSAYKIERRVGGLKDLLGELPRRDASHFRSQVSKLASEAKQEKKSLTKEISKISNYGISV